The genomic interval ACCAACGAACTAGATCTGTGACTTATAGCGCGTGGTCCAAGCAGCCGAAATCTCGCAGCTTGAGCAACATGTTCGCCAGGATCTCGGTGACCTCGTCCCCGCCCACCGACTTTAAAAATTCATACCTCTCGTTCGGTTCCATCTCCGCCACGATTTCCGGAGAGAAAGTGGACTTCCCCAAGGTCATCGCCAAGAAGAAGGACGCTATCGCGAAGCCAAACAGGCCTCTCTTCTTGTACTCGTCGTGCAGCGCCTCGTACGAGAATCGTTCGCGATTCTTCACGCCGTTGTCCTCGAGGCACCGCATCAGCGTGTCGTTGTACGCTTCAAGGACGTTCTCGATCATGTCCTTGTCGAGTTGCTCGGCACAATGCAGGCACAGGTAGGTGGACAGATCGATCACCGGCGATCCGTACCGTATCAACGCGAAATCGATCAACATGGCCTTCAGCTTGCCGTTCTCCTCCTTGAAGAACGTGTTGTTCACCGTGCAGTCGCCGTGGCACAGCGTGGCCAGCGGTTCTTCGGGTTCGATGCACTCGACCATCACGTTCTCGTACATGTCCTCGAAGAACGGTGTCATTTTCGCCCAGAAGTCCCTGTCGCGGCCGTGCTCGCGCAGATACTCGACGCTCCTCAGCGTCGAGAGGTTCACCAGAGGCTTTATATCGCTTTCCGGGTCTTCGTCGTCGTACCTGGACTCACGCAGGCTGTTGACGATGTCGAAGAACTCCGATCTACGTCGCTCCTTCATCACGTAGCCCTTCGCGTGGAACCGCGCGAGCTCCTGGCACGCTGCTATTGAGTAGTCCATGGGGACGTTGTACCTGGAACAATGCCGTATCGGTCACTTCGGGGCGAAGCtattttctctgtatatgtccaaaatgattgggcgataaaagtcccagtgCCCCACTGTCGGGGGGTATACCCTTAACCCTCCCTGTTGCGGGGTAAAGGGAAGTCGAGAGACCTGGGTCCCCGAGGAGTGATATCTCCTCTACGATATACGTCGTGCCTAGGCccgagttttggacatatatcgagtaaacgctgtatttGACCTTTAGAGGGCCGGcacttttcaattcttttgaGCCTTTCTGTCGTTTCAAAACACGGCTACttatttttgtgataaatgcgtcaaatggtcaactaaaaattgttcaaataatttttccccCTCCAAATCGAAACCCTTCAATTCTGCCAGCCTCTCAGTCGGTTCAAAACACAGGTACTCGCCTCGTGATTTCATGAAATCCCCAGGCTACTGACAATTGGGACGCGAAGCGGCTCGCGGTGAAAAACATTATCAAATCCATCACCCCTCTCATTCAGCAGAGAGACACGACGTTTTACGCGTGCGCGAAACATGCGCAACACCTCGCGTTTGCGAGCGTGGATGATAATTGAACACCAGCTAGACAGCTGTACGCGTCATCCGGAAACATAGAGACGTAGCAATGAATCTGCGCGTGTACCTCGACGGGCACAGGTGGAATCCTCGTTCCTCGATGTTCTCCAGGACAAGG from Halictus rubicundus isolate RS-2024b chromosome 14, iyHalRubi1_principal, whole genome shotgun sequence carries:
- the LOC143360772 gene encoding uncharacterized protein LOC143360772 translates to MAENTTQSMIELEQLIDKTTKNLGNGFRNVRYDLESPKDTFYQSSMFFVNITVNCGNEDRKRTIRLVIKKPSLMHKVRVMMKSDAQFHNEILFYKKYAVGHDDLPMAYYLHEEPPSKTVLVLENIEERGFHLCPSRYNVPMDYSIAACQELARFHAKGYVMKERRRSEFFDIVNSLRESRYDDEDPESDIKPLVNLSTLRSVEYLREHGRDRDFWAKMTPFFEDMYENVMVECIEPEEPLATLCHGDCTVNNTFFKEENGKLKAMLIDFALIRYGSPVIDLSTYLCLHCAEQLDKDMIENVLEAYNDTLMRCLEDNGVKNRERFSYEALHDEYKKRGLFGFAIASFFLAMTLGKSTFSPEIVAEMEPNERYEFLKSVGGDEVTEILANMLLKLRDFGCLDHAL